A part of Aegilops tauschii subsp. strangulata cultivar AL8/78 chromosome 2, Aet v6.0, whole genome shotgun sequence genomic DNA contains:
- the LOC109773948 gene encoding scarecrow-like protein 3 has protein sequence MNGTTTLLVLEERSAAAPTIASLMAPAPQNQYEQRAIDLITLLYSRATAFAKGDKELINKGLERICSSLASHDVGGPLHHLASSFAEALALRVVQLWQGVCRALQLHKITPAPAAAAGRRHFAEMWSFLHLARTTANYAIIDAAQTERNAMLHVVHLSGAEATQWLLLLLLFAKCPGAGTHDQMLHLTIVNKEDEFLSITRALLARVAESLHIGFQFHPVKLHVNQLLNIEPLGVRSCEELVILSTLQLHHLLADEFVEVATRPHDRKGKAQAHATMMRADTLLRDLAELSPKLMVVTEQDADHYGEFMGRLDNTLKYYGTCLMPWRRAYMHAG, from the coding sequence ATGAATGGTACTACGACATTACTCGTGCTGGAGGAGAGGTCGGCAGCGGCACCTACTATAGCATCGCTGATGGCACCTGCACCACAGAATCAGTACGAGCAGCGCGCGATAGACCTGATCACACTTCTATATTCCCGCGCCACCGCATTCGCCAAAGGGGACAAGGAGCTGATAAACAAGGGGCTGGAGAGGATATGCAGTAGTCTCGCATCACACGACGTCGGCGGGCCCCTGCACCACCTCGCGTCTTCGTTCGCCGAAGCTCTAGCGCTGCGCGTGGTCCAGCTATGGCAGGGCGTGTGCCGCGCCCTCCAGCTGCACAAGATTACCCCTGCACCAGCGGCCGCCGCGGGGCGCCGCCACTTTGCCGAGATGTGGTCGTTCCTCCACCTAGCCAGGACCACGGCGAACTACGCCATCATCGACGCAGCTCAGACGGAGAGGAATGCCATGCTCCATGTCGTCCATCTCAGTGGCGCTGAAGCCACCCAGTGGCTtctgctcctcctcctctttgCCAAGTGTCCGGGAGCGGGCACACATGACCAAATGCTCCATCTGACCATTGTCAACAAGGAAGACGAGTTCCTGTCCATCACCCGTGCGCTCCTTGCACGGGTAGCCGAGAGCCTGCACATCGGCTTCCAGTTCCATCCGGTGAAACTCCACGTCAATCAGCTGCTCAACATCGAGCCCCTCGGTGTCAGGAGCTGCGAAGAACTGGTCATCCTCTCCACCCTACAGCTCCACCATCTGCTCGCCGACGAGTTTGTAGAAGTGGCTACTCGTCCTCACGATAGGAAAGGAAAAGCGCAGGCCCATGCTACCATGATGAGGGCCGACACGCTCCTCCGCGACCTAGCGGAGCTATCGCCGAAGCTCATGGTGGTGACGGAGCAGGATGCCGACCACTATGGCGAGTTCATGGGTCGGCTCGATAACACACTCAAGTACTACGGGACCTGTTTGATGCCCTGGAGGAGAGCATACATGCACGCTGGTTGA